From a region of the Bradyrhizobium sp. KBS0727 genome:
- the ilvD gene encoding dihydroxy-acid dehydratase: MDAKANIKSRLPSRHVTEGPERAPHRSYLYAMGLTTQQIHQPFVGVASCWNEAAPCNISLMRQAQAVKKGVASAGGTPREFCTITVTDGIAMGHDGMRSSLPSRECIADSVELTVRGHSYDALVGLAGCDKSLPGMMMAMVRLNVPSIFIYGGSILPGNFRGQQVTVQDMFEAVGKHSVGEMSDADLDEIERVACPSAGACGAQFTANTMATVSEAIGLALPYSAGAPAPYEIRDAFCTAAGEKVMDLIALNIRPRDIVTRRALENAAAVVAASGGSTNAALHLPAIAHECGIKFDLFDVAEIFKKTPYVADLKPGGRYVAKDMFEVGGIPLLMKTLLDNGHLHGDCITVTGRTIAENLKSVKWNPHQDVVRSADKPITVTGGVVGLKGNLAPEGAIVKVAGMSKLKFTGPARCFDREEDAFESVQKKTYKEGEVIVIRYEGPRGGPGMREMLSTTAALTGQGMGGKVALITDGRFSGATRGFCIGHVGPEAAVGGPIALLQDGDIIEIDADVGTLNVNLTDAELAERKTKWRPRATNHTSGALWKYAQQVGPAVDGAVTHPGGAHEKQCYADI, translated from the coding sequence ATGGACGCCAAGGCCAACATCAAGAGCAGGTTGCCGAGCCGTCACGTGACGGAGGGGCCCGAGCGCGCGCCCCATCGGTCCTATCTGTACGCGATGGGTCTGACCACCCAGCAGATTCACCAGCCCTTCGTCGGCGTGGCATCGTGCTGGAACGAGGCCGCCCCCTGCAACATTTCGCTGATGCGCCAGGCCCAGGCCGTGAAGAAGGGCGTTGCCTCAGCCGGCGGCACCCCGCGCGAATTCTGCACCATCACCGTCACCGACGGCATCGCCATGGGCCATGACGGCATGCGCTCGTCGCTGCCGTCGCGCGAATGCATCGCCGACTCGGTCGAACTGACCGTCCGCGGCCATTCCTATGACGCGCTGGTTGGCCTTGCCGGCTGCGACAAGTCGCTGCCGGGCATGATGATGGCGATGGTCCGGCTCAACGTGCCCTCGATCTTCATCTATGGCGGCTCGATTTTACCCGGCAATTTCCGTGGCCAGCAGGTCACGGTGCAGGACATGTTCGAGGCCGTCGGCAAGCATTCGGTCGGTGAGATGTCGGACGCCGACCTCGATGAAATCGAGCGCGTGGCCTGTCCGTCAGCCGGCGCGTGCGGCGCACAATTCACCGCCAACACCATGGCGACGGTGTCGGAGGCGATCGGGCTGGCGCTGCCTTACTCGGCGGGCGCCCCGGCTCCTTACGAGATCCGCGATGCGTTTTGCACCGCCGCGGGCGAGAAGGTCATGGACCTGATCGCGCTCAATATCCGCCCGCGCGACATCGTTACCCGCCGCGCGCTGGAGAACGCCGCCGCCGTGGTCGCTGCGTCGGGCGGGTCGACCAATGCTGCGCTGCACCTGCCGGCCATTGCCCACGAATGCGGTATCAAGTTTGACTTATTCGACGTCGCCGAAATCTTCAAAAAGACTCCGTATGTCGCCGATTTGAAGCCGGGTGGCCGTTATGTTGCCAAAGACATGTTTGAAGTTGGTGGCATACCGCTTCTGATGAAAACGCTGCTCGACAATGGCCATCTGCACGGAGACTGCATTACCGTCACGGGCCGGACGATCGCCGAAAACCTCAAGAGCGTAAAATGGAATCCGCACCAGGATGTGGTGCGGTCCGCCGACAAGCCGATCACCGTCACCGGCGGTGTGGTCGGCCTGAAGGGAAATCTTGCGCCTGAGGGCGCGATCGTGAAGGTCGCGGGCATGTCGAAGCTGAAATTTACCGGTCCCGCCCGCTGCTTCGATCGCGAAGAAGATGCCTTCGAGTCGGTGCAGAAGAAAACCTACAAAGAGGGCGAGGTCATCGTGATCCGCTACGAGGGGCCGCGTGGCGGTCCCGGCATGCGGGAAATGCTGTCCACGACCGCGGCCCTGACCGGGCAGGGCATGGGCGGCAAGGTCGCCCTGATCACGGACGGCCGGTTCTCCGGCGCCACCCGCGGGTTCTGTATCGGCCATGTCGGACCGGAAGCGGCGGTGGGCGGCCCGATCGCCCTGTTGCAGGATGGTGACATCATCGAGATCGATGCTGACGTCGGGACTCTTAACGTAAATTTGACCGACGCCGAGCTCGCAGAACGTAAGACCAAATGGCGGCCTCGCGCGACCAACCATACGTCGGGTGCGCTGTGGAAATACGCCCAGCAGGTTGGGCCGGCGGTGGATGGGGCTGTAACCCATCCGGGCGGTGCGCACGAGAAACAGTGTTATGCGGACATCTAG
- a CDS encoding efflux RND transporter periplasmic adaptor subunit, whose amino-acid sequence MKKNHLIVFAGVIGIAAVAAYATRSTWMGGGATAQGPQRPRMVSVELAKAERKTVPVDVDAIGTVTPISSVALKSRVETTIVSVHFEDGAKVAEGDLLFTLDSRQIDAQIEQAEGTLAKDQAQLEGAQRDLRRFTDLVGKGATTQVNVDNAKTQSDTLSATIKADQAALDNLKVQKSYTLIRAPFAGRISAANVKVGNFVRPADTAALAVINQMAPVYVTFAVPQRVLVDLREAMAKGDSGVAATIPGHQRSESGKVAMVENTVDATTGMVTVRGIMNNENETLWPGTLVATKLVIRNEDAIVVPTVAVQRSQNGNYVFVVKDGAAKVQPVKVDRTSQGVSVISEGLTGDESVVVDGQLLLSNGARVEPRAKKAGA is encoded by the coding sequence ATGAAAAAAAATCACTTGATCGTTTTTGCCGGCGTCATCGGCATTGCCGCGGTGGCCGCCTATGCAACCCGCTCGACCTGGATGGGCGGCGGGGCCACGGCGCAGGGGCCGCAGCGGCCGCGCATGGTCTCGGTCGAACTGGCCAAGGCCGAGCGCAAAACCGTCCCCGTCGACGTCGATGCGATCGGGACCGTGACGCCAATCTCCAGCGTGGCGCTGAAATCGCGGGTCGAGACCACCATCGTCTCGGTGCATTTCGAGGACGGCGCCAAGGTCGCGGAAGGCGATCTGTTGTTCACGCTCGACAGCCGCCAGATCGACGCCCAGATCGAGCAGGCCGAGGGGACGCTGGCCAAGGATCAGGCGCAGCTCGAGGGTGCCCAGCGCGATCTCCGCCGCTTCACCGACCTGGTCGGCAAGGGCGCCACCACGCAGGTCAACGTTGATAACGCCAAGACGCAGTCCGACACCCTGTCCGCCACTATCAAGGCCGATCAGGCGGCGCTGGACAATCTGAAGGTCCAGAAAAGCTACACCCTGATCCGTGCGCCGTTTGCAGGCCGGATCAGCGCCGCCAACGTAAAGGTCGGCAATTTCGTGCGGCCGGCCGATACCGCGGCGCTCGCCGTGATCAACCAGATGGCGCCTGTTTACGTGACCTTCGCCGTTCCGCAGCGCGTGCTGGTCGACCTGCGCGAGGCAATGGCCAAGGGCGATTCCGGGGTCGCCGCGACGATCCCGGGCCACCAGCGTTCCGAGAGCGGCAAGGTCGCGATGGTCGAGAACACCGTGGACGCCACCACGGGCATGGTGACCGTGCGCGGCATCATGAACAACGAGAACGAGACGCTGTGGCCGGGGACCCTGGTCGCGACCAAGCTCGTGATCCGCAATGAAGACGCCATCGTGGTGCCCACGGTCGCCGTGCAGCGCAGCCAGAACGGCAACTATGTGTTTGTCGTCAAGGACGGCGCCGCCAAGGTCCAGCCGGTCAAGGTCGATCGGACCTCGCAGGGCGTTTCGGTGATTTCCGAAGGGCTGACCGGCGACGAAAGCGTTGTGGTCGACGGACAATTGCTGCTGTCGAACGGGGCGCGGGTCGAGCCGCGGGCCAAGAAGGCCGGGGCGTAA
- the xth gene encoding exodeoxyribonuclease III, with protein MRIATWNVNSVRQRIEHLVSWLRDCSPDIVCLQEIKCVDDAFPRLEIEALGYNVVTHGQKTFNGVALLSKLPFEETKSGLAGDDEDAHARFLEGVVTLKSGVLRIACLYLPNGNPPDTDKYPYKLKWMSRLLEYSRERLKAEEPFILAGDFNVIPAAQDVYNPAAWANDALFRPETREAFQSLLGLGLTDALRAVTDAPGQYTFWDYQAGAWQKNWGIRIDHLLLSPQASDRLTDVGIDSYVRAWEKPSDHVPVWADFDLETG; from the coding sequence ATGCGTATTGCTACGTGGAACGTCAATTCGGTCCGGCAACGGATCGAGCATCTCGTCAGCTGGCTCAGGGACTGCTCGCCGGACATCGTCTGCCTGCAGGAGATCAAATGCGTCGATGACGCCTTTCCCAGGCTGGAGATCGAAGCGCTCGGGTACAACGTCGTCACCCATGGCCAGAAAACCTTCAACGGCGTCGCGCTGTTGTCGAAGCTGCCGTTCGAGGAAACCAAATCGGGCCTCGCCGGCGACGACGAGGACGCCCATGCGCGCTTTCTCGAAGGCGTGGTCACGTTGAAATCCGGCGTCCTGCGGATCGCCTGCCTCTATCTGCCCAACGGCAACCCACCGGACACCGATAAATATCCGTACAAACTCAAATGGATGTCGCGACTTCTTGAGTACTCCCGCGAGCGACTTAAAGCGGAAGAACCGTTCATTCTCGCCGGCGACTTCAACGTCATTCCGGCGGCCCAGGACGTCTATAACCCCGCCGCCTGGGCCAACGATGCGTTGTTCCGCCCCGAAACCCGCGAGGCGTTCCAGTCCCTGCTCGGCCTCGGGCTGACCGATGCGCTACGCGCGGTGACCGACGCACCCGGCCAGTACACGTTCTGGGATTACCAGGCCGGCGCCTGGCAGAAGAACTGGGGCATCCGGATCGACCATTTGCTGCTGTCGCCGCAGGCCAGCGACCGGCTCACCGATGTCGGCATCGACAGCTACGTGCGCGCTTGGGAGAAGCCGTCGGATCATGTGCCGGTGTGGGCGGATTTCGACCTGGAGACGGGCTGA
- a CDS encoding efflux RND transporter permease subunit: MTLSELCIRRPVMTTLITASIIAFGVFGFRLLPVSALPRVDFPTIAVSATLPGASADTMAASVAGIIERQLSTIAGISSMSSSSSQGTSVITIQFDLNRNIDAAALDVQTALTIAQRRLPIEMTIPPSFRKVNPADFPVLFVSLGSATLPLSAVNEYGDITIGQALSQIPGVAQVLIYGAQKFAIRVQADPEAAAARGLSLEDIRTAVSRANSSTPVGTLNGPKQDVALQASGQMDKAIDYRQVVVAWRNGSPVKLDEVARIYDSVENDKIATWLNDERAIVLAIQKQPDANTVAVVDSVLAKLPALRAQIPPSVSINVMMDRSISVRQAVADVEETLLIAVALVILVIFLFLRSASATFIPALAVPISLFGTCAVMYALDYSINNMTLLALTLSVGFVVDDAIVMLENIVRHIEHGMRPYEAALKGAREIGFTIISITFSLIAVFIPVLLMGGIVGRVFREFAVTVSVAIIVSGFVSLTLTPMLCARVLRAHDATKKPNVVLRVFEAMFESWLRAYEWALDRVLAHKALMLVVTLATLGGTVYLYMIVPKGFFPQEDTGFLIGVTEAATDTSFEAMKVRQQALVEVLKSDPAIEYINSTVGSGGPNATANYGRLFIALKPQKTRDNAAVVIGRLRTKARQIPGMQAFFQSIQNLNIGGRISKSQYQYVLQSGDTESLYRLAPEMRDKIEKLPGLLDVTTDLYIKNPQMTVDIDREKAAVYGITVDQVRNQLYNAYGARQVGTIYMPTNDYQIILEVQPQFRVDPSDLSKLYMKTQNNVTIPLAAVAKLVPSVGPLQINHQGQQPAVTISFNLAPGYSLGYATDSIRELERSSNLPPTIFSGFSGTAQVFEDSKSGQGVLILAAIFAAFVILGILYESFIHPITIISGLPSAGIGAILTLMLFGMELSVIAMIGIVMLVGIVKKNAIMMVDFALERRRVGLSAEHAIREAALLRFRPIMMTTFAAIFGTLPIAIGAGAGAELRQPLGVAVVGGLCVSQLLTLFITPVIYIYLDRVDRLLKRRLEPQHEETGEGERPHVVAAE, encoded by the coding sequence ATGACGCTCTCCGAGCTCTGCATTCGCCGCCCGGTCATGACGACGCTGATCACGGCGTCGATCATCGCCTTCGGCGTGTTCGGTTTCCGCCTGCTGCCGGTGTCGGCGCTGCCGCGGGTCGATTTTCCGACGATCGCGGTCAGCGCGACCTTGCCGGGTGCGAGCGCGGATACCATGGCGGCTTCGGTCGCCGGCATCATCGAGCGGCAGCTCTCGACCATTGCCGGCATCTCGTCGATGTCGTCGAGTTCCTCGCAGGGCACCAGCGTCATCACCATTCAGTTCGACCTCAACCGCAACATCGATGCCGCGGCGCTGGACGTGCAGACCGCATTGACGATCGCGCAACGCCGGCTGCCGATCGAAATGACGATCCCGCCGAGTTTCCGCAAAGTGAACCCGGCCGACTTCCCGGTGCTGTTCGTCTCGCTCGGTTCGGCGACGCTGCCGCTGTCGGCGGTCAACGAATACGGCGACATCACCATCGGGCAGGCGCTATCGCAAATTCCCGGCGTCGCGCAGGTGCTGATCTACGGGGCGCAGAAATTCGCCATCCGCGTCCAGGCCGATCCCGAAGCCGCGGCGGCGCGCGGGCTGTCGCTTGAGGACATCAGGACCGCGGTATCGCGGGCAAATTCGTCGACGCCGGTCGGCACCCTGAACGGGCCGAAGCAGGACGTCGCGCTGCAGGCCTCCGGGCAGATGGACAAGGCGATCGACTACCGGCAGGTCGTGGTGGCCTGGCGCAACGGCTCGCCGGTCAAGCTCGACGAAGTCGCGCGGATCTATGACAGCGTCGAGAACGACAAGATCGCGACCTGGCTGAACGACGAGCGGGCCATCGTGCTGGCCATCCAGAAGCAGCCGGATGCCAATACGGTGGCTGTGGTCGATTCCGTGCTGGCCAAGCTGCCGGCGCTGCGCGCGCAGATTCCACCGTCGGTTTCGATCAATGTGATGATGGATCGTTCGATATCCGTCCGTCAGGCGGTCGCCGATGTCGAGGAAACGCTGCTGATCGCCGTGGCCCTCGTGATTCTGGTGATCTTCCTGTTCCTGCGCTCGGCGTCCGCGACCTTCATTCCGGCGCTGGCGGTTCCGATCTCGCTGTTCGGCACCTGTGCGGTCATGTACGCGCTGGACTATTCGATCAACAACATGACGCTGCTGGCGCTGACGCTGTCGGTCGGCTTCGTGGTCGACGATGCCATCGTCATGCTGGAAAACATCGTTCGTCACATCGAACACGGCATGCGGCCCTATGAGGCTGCGCTGAAAGGTGCGCGCGAGATCGGCTTTACGATCATCTCGATCACCTTCTCGCTGATCGCGGTGTTCATTCCCGTGCTCTTGATGGGCGGCATTGTCGGCCGGGTGTTCCGCGAGTTCGCGGTGACGGTATCGGTGGCGATCATCGTATCCGGCTTCGTGTCCCTGACCCTGACGCCGATGCTGTGCGCACGCGTGTTGCGGGCGCATGATGCGACCAAGAAGCCGAATGTCGTGCTTCGCGTGTTCGAGGCGATGTTCGAGTCCTGGCTGCGCGCCTACGAATGGGCGCTCGACCGGGTGCTGGCGCACAAGGCGTTGATGCTGGTCGTGACGCTGGCGACGCTGGGTGGCACGGTCTACCTCTACATGATCGTGCCGAAGGGCTTCTTCCCGCAGGAGGACACCGGCTTTTTGATCGGCGTGACCGAAGCCGCCACCGACACCTCGTTCGAGGCCATGAAGGTGCGGCAGCAGGCGCTGGTCGAAGTGCTGAAATCCGATCCCGCGATTGAGTACATCAACTCCACCGTCGGCTCGGGTGGCCCCAATGCGACCGCCAATTACGGCCGCCTGTTCATCGCGCTGAAGCCGCAGAAGACGCGTGACAACGCCGCCGTCGTGATCGGACGTTTGCGCACCAAGGCGCGACAGATTCCGGGCATGCAGGCGTTCTTCCAGAGCATCCAGAACCTCAATATCGGTGGCCGGATTTCGAAAAGCCAGTACCAGTACGTACTGCAGAGCGGCGATACCGAGTCGCTCTACCGGCTCGCGCCTGAGATGCGCGACAAAATCGAGAAGCTGCCGGGTCTGCTCGACGTCACCACCGACCTCTACATCAAGAATCCGCAGATGACGGTCGACATCGACCGTGAAAAGGCCGCGGTCTACGGCATCACCGTCGATCAGGTGCGCAACCAGCTCTACAACGCCTATGGCGCGCGCCAGGTCGGCACCATCTACATGCCGACCAACGACTACCAGATCATCCTGGAAGTGCAGCCGCAGTTCCGTGTCGATCCGTCGGATCTCTCCAAGCTCTACATGAAGACCCAGAACAACGTGACCATTCCGCTTGCAGCAGTTGCCAAACTGGTGCCTTCGGTGGGGCCGCTGCAGATCAACCACCAGGGCCAGCAGCCGGCGGTGACGATTTCCTTCAATCTCGCGCCGGGCTACTCGCTCGGCTATGCCACCGACAGCATCCGCGAACTCGAGCGTTCGTCAAACCTGCCGCCGACGATCTTCTCCGGCTTCTCGGGCACGGCGCAGGTCTTCGAGGACTCCAAGAGTGGGCAGGGCGTCCTGATCCTGGCGGCCATCTTCGCGGCCTTCGTCATCCTCGGCATTCTCTACGAGAGCTTCATCCACCCGATCACCATCATCTCCGGCCTGCCGTCGGCCGGCATCGGCGCGATCCTGACCCTGATGCTGTTCGGCATGGAGCTGTCGGTGATCGCGATGATCGGTATCGTGATGCTGGTTGGCATCGTCAAGAAGAACGCCATCATGATGGTGGATTTCGCGCTGGAACGCCGCCGCGTCGGTCTCAGCGCCGAGCATGCGATCCGCGAAGCGGCGCTGCTGCGTTTCCGTCCGATCATGATGACGACGTTTGCCGCGATCTTCGGCACGCTGCCGATCGCCATCGGCGCCGGCGCCGGCGCCGAACTGCGCCAGCCGCTCGGCGTCGCCGTGGTCGGCGGTCTCTGCGTGTCGCAATTGCTGACGCTGTTCATCACGCCTGTCATCTACATCTATCTCGATCGTGTCGATCGTCTGCTGAAGCGCCGGCTCGAACCGCAGCACGAGGAGACCGGCGAAGGCGAGCGGCCACATGTGGTTGCAGCCGAATGA
- a CDS encoding cytochrome P450, protein MNFQADFASQNFASQDYFRNPAAAIERPRAQGPVVRVNFPIVGKVWATTTQALADRVLKDTETFTIRKDDGTVAGMQWWMPKVIRALANSMLSMDDPGHKRLRDIVDEAFRRRAVLGMEPHIQAIGDKLADELFAEGSPCDLVDRYARKLPLSVISELLGLPPGDRTRFIAWAGGFTRFTGMLGFFGAIPNMLAMRRYMERHVETVRQSGGEELIAEIVRVEKEGGQISRDEIVAMIFLLLFAGHETTSHLISGSAYELLKNPDLRNWLEQDWSRLDLAVEEFLRFVTPVQFTKPRYVRRDVELDGIRLRKGDKVMAMLAAANWDPLANAHPERLDLQRRPNRHIAFGTGIHFCLGHQLARLEAKCALKSLFQRWPGLKLAVDESEIRWRQRPGLNAIERLAVEPGSLDS, encoded by the coding sequence ATGAACTTTCAGGCAGACTTCGCCAGCCAAAACTTCGCGAGCCAGGACTACTTTCGCAATCCCGCGGCGGCGATTGAAAGACCGCGTGCGCAGGGGCCGGTGGTTCGGGTGAATTTCCCGATCGTCGGCAAGGTCTGGGCCACGACGACGCAGGCGCTGGCGGACCGGGTGCTGAAAGACACCGAAACGTTCACCATCCGCAAGGACGACGGCACGGTCGCCGGAATGCAGTGGTGGATGCCGAAGGTGATCCGGGCCCTGGCCAACAGCATGCTGTCGATGGACGATCCCGGACACAAGCGATTGCGCGACATCGTCGACGAGGCGTTTCGCCGGCGCGCGGTGCTCGGGATGGAGCCGCACATTCAGGCCATTGGGGATAAGCTCGCCGACGAATTGTTCGCCGAGGGCAGCCCATGCGACCTTGTCGATCGCTATGCGCGCAAACTGCCGTTGTCGGTGATTTCCGAACTGCTCGGGCTTCCGCCGGGCGACCGGACAAGATTCATTGCCTGGGCCGGCGGTTTCACCCGCTTCACCGGCATGCTGGGATTTTTCGGCGCGATCCCGAACATGCTTGCGATGCGGCGCTACATGGAACGGCATGTCGAGACCGTCAGGCAATCCGGCGGCGAGGAGCTGATCGCCGAAATCGTGCGCGTCGAAAAAGAGGGCGGACAGATCAGCCGCGATGAAATCGTCGCGATGATTTTCCTGCTGCTGTTTGCAGGCCACGAAACCACGTCGCACCTGATCAGTGGATCCGCGTACGAGCTTTTGAAAAATCCCGATCTCCGCAACTGGCTCGAACAGGATTGGAGCCGTCTCGATCTGGCGGTCGAAGAGTTCTTGCGGTTCGTCACCCCGGTGCAATTCACCAAGCCGCGTTACGTCCGCCGCGATGTCGAACTCGATGGCATCCGGTTGCGCAAGGGCGACAAGGTCATGGCGATGCTGGCGGCCGCCAACTGGGATCCTTTGGCCAATGCCCATCCGGAGCGTCTCGACCTGCAACGCAGGCCGAACCGCCATATCGCCTTTGGCACCGGCATTCATTTCTGCCTCGGCCATCAACTCGCGCGCCTCGAAGCCAAATGTGCGCTGAAATCCCTGTTTCAGCGCTGGCCTGGCCTGAAGCTGGCGGTTGATGAGTCGGAAATCCGGTGGCGACAACGGCCGGGCTTGAATGCCATTGAGCGATTGGCGGTGGAACCGGGTTCCCTGGACAGTTAG
- a CDS encoding class I mannose-6-phosphate isomerase → MTIELASVEIKQKPWGSTNLLPWNGTSTDGAPVGELWFQRADTAAPDTALLLKLLFTTEPLSIQVHPDDAFARSIGLANGKTEAWYILSAGPDARIALGLKRTLSPLELRSAIADGSIVDMVQWYPARAGDVVYVPAGTIHAVGAGIVLAEVQQRSDATFRLFDYGRQRELHIDNAVVAAIAGPAKRQSSPIQFDEARKAVVVDAHFVLEQIEFLPGSVWTIEVQKEAWLLAIGGSAQIGSVKVAPGEAIFVEGDRADIQVGDRGLKALLAYIGPHVDPWALKQRSDNVGRHSSPAPLIAAVSENFLPKAPEVQT, encoded by the coding sequence GTGACAATCGAATTAGCGAGCGTGGAAATCAAACAAAAGCCGTGGGGAAGCACCAATCTGCTCCCGTGGAACGGTACGTCGACGGACGGCGCGCCGGTCGGCGAATTATGGTTTCAACGCGCCGACACCGCAGCGCCGGACACGGCATTGCTGCTCAAGCTGCTGTTCACGACGGAGCCGCTATCCATTCAGGTCCATCCCGACGATGCCTTCGCGCGGTCGATCGGGTTGGCCAACGGCAAGACCGAGGCGTGGTACATCCTTTCGGCCGGACCGGACGCTCGGATCGCCCTCGGCCTGAAGCGCACGCTTTCCCCGCTGGAGTTACGATCAGCCATCGCGGACGGTTCGATCGTCGATATGGTGCAATGGTATCCCGCGCGCGCGGGTGACGTTGTCTATGTTCCAGCAGGCACCATTCACGCGGTCGGCGCCGGTATCGTTCTTGCGGAAGTTCAGCAGCGAAGCGACGCAACCTTCCGGCTTTTTGACTATGGCCGGCAGCGGGAGTTGCATATCGACAACGCGGTTGTTGCAGCCATAGCCGGACCTGCCAAACGCCAGTCATCTCCGATTCAATTCGATGAAGCGAGGAAGGCCGTAGTGGTCGATGCGCATTTTGTTCTGGAGCAGATCGAATTTCTTCCCGGCTCTGTCTGGACGATCGAAGTTCAAAAGGAAGCCTGGCTTCTCGCCATCGGCGGATCTGCCCAAATTGGCTCGGTCAAGGTCGCTCCTGGCGAAGCCATCTTCGTGGAAGGTGATCGTGCCGACATCCAGGTTGGTGATCGAGGCCTGAAAGCGTTGCTGGCCTACATCGGCCCACATGTGGATCCGTGGGCGCTCAAACAACGATCCGACAACGTCGGACGTCATTCGTCTCCGGCGCCGTTGATCGCCGCCGTATCGGAAAATTTCCTGCCCAAAGCACCCGAGGTGCAAACGTGA
- a CDS encoding tetratricopeptide repeat protein: MRTSRRIILALMLGAAPVAAPGFAFDGAPTTQDAALPVVSQPAAAALNAQALKKVAPSAVTPASAPSLNSLQYAAEGGHPVAQWKLGRMYADGDGVIQDDVRAFEYFSRIANAHAEDSPSAPQAAIVANAFVALGRYYLNGIPNSKIKADTERAREMFSYAASYFGNADAQYDLARLYLKTPDASRDDFRYGARWLGLAAQKGQHQAQALLGQMLFNGDRLPRQAARGLMWLTLARDSATADEAWIKESYNRAITKASDDDRAMALQMLEHWVQGRKD, translated from the coding sequence ATGCGGACATCTAGGCGTATCATTCTTGCGTTGATGTTGGGGGCCGCGCCGGTGGCTGCTCCCGGATTCGCGTTTGATGGTGCGCCGACCACCCAGGATGCCGCGCTTCCTGTCGTGTCCCAGCCGGCTGCTGCAGCCCTCAATGCCCAGGCCCTGAAGAAGGTGGCGCCGTCGGCGGTGACGCCTGCCAGCGCGCCCTCGCTCAATTCGCTGCAATACGCCGCTGAAGGTGGTCACCCCGTCGCGCAGTGGAAGCTCGGCCGGATGTATGCCGACGGTGACGGCGTCATCCAGGACGACGTACGCGCGTTCGAATATTTCAGCCGCATCGCCAATGCGCATGCCGAGGACAGCCCGTCGGCGCCGCAGGCGGCGATCGTCGCCAACGCCTTCGTCGCGCTGGGCCGCTACTACCTCAACGGCATTCCGAATTCGAAGATCAAGGCCGACACCGAGCGGGCGAGGGAGATGTTCTCCTACGCCGCGTCCTATTTCGGCAATGCGGATGCGCAATACGATCTGGCGCGGCTCTATCTGAAGACCCCTGATGCTTCGCGGGATGATTTCCGCTACGGCGCACGCTGGCTCGGTCTTGCCGCCCAGAAGGGCCAGCATCAGGCGCAGGCCCTGCTCGGCCAGATGCTGTTCAACGGCGACCGGCTGCCGCGTCAGGCCGCGCGGGGGCTGATGTGGCTGACCTTGGCCCGTGACAGCGCCACGGCCGACGAGGCCTGGATCAAGGAAAGCTACAACCGGGCGATCACCAAAGCGTCCGACGACGACCGCGCCATGGCGCTGCAGATGCTCGAGCACTGGGTGCAGGGCCGAAAAGACTGA